A genomic segment from Alistipes senegalensis JC50 encodes:
- a CDS encoding fimbrial protein translates to MRKVRYLLLAAFVAACCGGAVSGCGKEDADSDSAGKKRVSVLMKVGTRSVDAADGTPTDAEAVLHTLRVYAFVGDERVGYYYSDGGLEASAAFLMDMTLKSTSGQKVDFYVVANEAAMVTLGVSGGLSETTTPAQLRQFRFTQLDLSKGLPMYCMTTETIDVVTDDPNNPPAELGHEDHTLLAQKLEFELRRPVAKLGVFAAKRPGEAAELRITGLTMLEQGTRMHNYLMPQDRAVLEQVQSMSAPLELDPVTAAVGELTVPATATEEEARRNPANYTPVLDTPFYPFENPWGNGGSWDIPGDEQGNVLKIDYEFGGESRTGLIFLPAMERNRYYTVCCLISNTGKFTVEYMVADWEEGDSWDDLIFDYPSYTNPLSAEPTASTVPAEAPTIFYNPDYDPSDDDTFVEGALEVQGSCSFFFQLSAPSGQVWTATLLDVSAADYSVTVYDAAGRKTDIPEASDEFYRIVVRALNDNPAYVGRIIRLGIAYTPTWEGMGTGSFLLINGSDGDIKWPCHSDGRQVPELIEIKQVAN, encoded by the coding sequence ATGCGTAAAGTCAGATATCTGTTGCTTGCGGCGTTCGTCGCCGCCTGTTGCGGCGGGGCGGTGTCCGGCTGCGGAAAAGAGGACGCGGACTCCGATTCTGCCGGGAAAAAGAGAGTCTCGGTGCTGATGAAGGTCGGCACCCGCAGCGTCGATGCGGCGGACGGCACGCCGACGGACGCGGAGGCGGTTCTGCACACGCTCCGCGTCTATGCCTTCGTCGGCGACGAGCGCGTCGGTTATTATTACAGCGACGGCGGCCTTGAGGCATCCGCTGCGTTCCTGATGGATATGACCCTGAAATCGACATCCGGTCAGAAGGTGGATTTCTATGTCGTGGCCAACGAGGCGGCGATGGTGACCCTCGGCGTCAGCGGCGGCCTGTCGGAGACGACGACTCCCGCGCAGCTCAGGCAGTTCCGCTTCACGCAGCTCGACCTTTCGAAGGGGCTGCCGATGTACTGCATGACGACGGAGACGATCGACGTTGTCACGGACGACCCGAACAATCCTCCCGCCGAACTGGGGCACGAAGACCATACGCTGCTGGCGCAGAAGCTCGAATTCGAACTCCGGCGGCCCGTGGCGAAGCTGGGGGTTTTCGCTGCCAAGCGTCCGGGCGAGGCGGCCGAACTGCGCATCACCGGACTGACGATGCTGGAGCAGGGCACGCGCATGCACAACTACCTGATGCCGCAGGATCGTGCGGTGCTGGAGCAGGTGCAGTCGATGTCGGCGCCCTTGGAACTGGACCCGGTCACGGCGGCGGTCGGCGAACTGACGGTTCCCGCGACCGCGACCGAGGAGGAGGCCCGCCGGAATCCGGCCAACTACACGCCGGTGCTCGACACGCCGTTCTACCCCTTCGAGAACCCGTGGGGCAACGGCGGAAGCTGGGACATTCCGGGCGACGAACAGGGCAATGTGCTGAAGATCGACTACGAGTTCGGGGGCGAGAGCCGCACGGGGCTGATCTTCCTGCCGGCGATGGAGCGCAACCGCTACTATACGGTGTGCTGCCTGATCAGCAACACGGGCAAATTCACCGTGGAGTACATGGTGGCCGACTGGGAGGAGGGCGATTCGTGGGACGACCTGATCTTCGATTACCCCTCCTACACCAATCCGCTTTCGGCCGAACCGACCGCCTCGACGGTGCCCGCAGAGGCCCCGACGATCTTCTATAACCCCGATTACGACCCTTCGGATGACGACACGTTCGTCGAGGGGGCGCTTGAGGTGCAGGGGAGCTGTTCGTTCTTTTTCCAGCTGTCGGCCCCTTCGGGGCAGGTCTGGACGGCGACGCTGCTCGATGTCTCGGCGGCCGACTATTCGGTGACGGTCTATGACGCCGCCGGCCGGAAGACGGATATTCCGGAGGCGTCGGACGAGTTCTACCGGATCGTCGTGCGCGCGCTGAACGACAATCCCGCCTATGTGGGCCGAATCATCCGGCTGGGGATCGCCTACACGCCGACATGGGAGGGCATGGGCACGGGCAGTTTCCTGCTTATCAACGGCTCGGACGGCGACATCAAATGGCCTTGCCACTCCGACGGCCGGCAGGTCCCCGAATTGATCGAGATCAAACAAGTTGCTAATTGA